The following coding sequences lie in one Paenibacillus durus ATCC 35681 genomic window:
- a CDS encoding PLP-dependent aminotransferase family protein, with protein sequence MRIELNRAGGKPLPLQISEALGQRISSGLLQKGAKLPSVRKLAVSLGVSQVTISKAYADLERRGRIVRRQGLGCFVAPLKDGKLEAGEYRGGSAGRPEDRRTGDRNKNENQWEEKGGGSRSPGRNALQKAASAQRKFAWQEDYGDYLPRAQLWRNFDYSEAEYSFHLAAIHSGLLPLKEIGEAMTLLVAKRPELMSVYGNFQGDLGLREVMTAHLRARGIPLSAVSLMITSGTQQGIDLVARTFVGPGDAVYLEAPSYTGAIDVFAGRGAEMISVPMDQDGMRIDLLTKLCDRRPPKLIYTVPTFQNPSGVTMSMERRQRLLELARSYRCLIVEDDPFSDLYFYSPPPSSIKSMDKDGHVIYMKSFSKVLAPGCRIACVAAEGDILERLIAAKAASDLGSPLLNQLAVLPFIAGKYDAYTQELRTALRSRMEKAARLLKRHAPQGVKWSLPGGGLNLWLELPASVNIGELYRSASRQGISFLAGHVCYAGEPSSSHIRLCYAQMEEAQMERGLLLLMPLLKEAINGRII encoded by the coding sequence ATGCGTATCGAATTGAACCGCGCCGGCGGCAAACCGCTTCCGCTGCAAATTAGCGAGGCGCTCGGGCAGCGCATATCCTCCGGACTGCTGCAGAAGGGGGCGAAGCTGCCTTCCGTAAGGAAGCTGGCGGTCTCGCTCGGCGTCAGCCAGGTGACGATCAGCAAGGCGTACGCCGACCTCGAAAGACGCGGACGGATTGTGCGCCGCCAAGGCCTCGGCTGCTTTGTCGCCCCGCTGAAAGACGGGAAACTGGAAGCCGGGGAGTACCGCGGCGGAAGCGCCGGGCGGCCCGAAGACCGAAGAACCGGGGATAGAAATAAGAATGAGAATCAATGGGAGGAGAAAGGCGGCGGAAGCCGGAGTCCAGGCCGGAACGCATTACAGAAGGCAGCTTCGGCGCAGAGGAAATTCGCCTGGCAGGAGGACTACGGCGATTATTTGCCGCGAGCGCAGCTGTGGCGGAATTTTGATTACTCCGAGGCGGAATATTCCTTCCATCTGGCAGCCATTCATTCCGGACTGCTTCCCTTGAAAGAGATCGGCGAGGCGATGACGCTGCTGGTGGCGAAACGGCCGGAGCTGATGTCGGTCTACGGTAATTTTCAGGGGGATCTCGGGCTGCGGGAAGTGATGACAGCACATCTGCGGGCACGCGGCATCCCCCTGTCCGCCGTAAGTTTGATGATTACGAGCGGGACCCAGCAGGGAATCGATTTGGTGGCGCGGACCTTTGTCGGCCCCGGCGATGCGGTGTATCTGGAGGCGCCCAGCTATACGGGAGCTATCGACGTTTTTGCGGGAAGGGGAGCGGAGATGATATCCGTTCCCATGGATCAGGACGGCATGCGCATCGACCTGCTGACGAAGCTGTGCGACCGGCGTCCGCCCAAGCTGATTTATACCGTGCCCACGTTTCAGAATCCGAGCGGAGTTACGATGAGCATGGAAAGAAGACAACGGCTTCTCGAGCTTGCCCGAAGCTACCGCTGTCTCATAGTGGAGGATGATCCTTTCTCCGATTTATATTTCTATTCTCCCCCTCCTTCCTCGATCAAAAGCATGGATAAGGACGGGCATGTCATCTATATGAAAAGCTTCAGCAAAGTGCTTGCTCCGGGCTGCCGGATTGCCTGCGTAGCCGCTGAAGGCGATATCCTTGAACGGCTGATCGCCGCGAAGGCAGCGAGCGACCTGGGCAGCCCGCTGCTGAATCAGCTCGCGGTGCTCCCGTTCATCGCGGGCAAATATGACGCTTATACGCAGGAGCTGCGGACCGCGCTGCGTTCCCGTATGGAAAAAGCGGCCAGGCTGCTGAAACGTCACGCTCCGCAAGGAGTGAAGTGGAGTCTCCCCGGGGGCGGACTTAATTTGTGGCTTGAGCTTCCTGCTTCTGTCAACATCGGAGAGCTGTACAGGAGTGCGTCGCGGCAGGGCATTTCTTTTCTGGCAGGGCATGTATGCTATGCCGGCGAGCCGTCGTCCAGCCATATCCGGCTCTGCTATGCCCAAATGGAGGAAGCGCAAATGGAGCGCGGTCTGCTGCTCCTGATGCCGCTGCTCAAGGAAGCTATAAACGGCAGAATAATATGA
- a CDS encoding PLP-dependent aminotransferase family protein, producing the protein MNIVYSTMARHLGSSAVRDILKLTQGGNIISLAGGLPAEDLFPLEAVREAYNRALSGNTSVLQYGITEGYTPLREKVAARLSRQGIAVSPAEVVLTTGSQQSIDLLCRVLLDPGDTVFVESPTYLAALQALGSYRANIVPVASDADGMLPGDLEQKLQLHKPKLLYAVPTFGNPTGATWSEERRRSVVELCRRSGTLILEDNPYGEIAFAGGEKAELPALAAIDQGMGGGAVVYTGTFSKIVAPALRTGWIAGSRELVSTVARAKQAADLHSSAVDQRALDELLSGFDLEGHISTISHEYEARMKALSSELRSRNWAGAHWEEPQGGMFLWLTLDKSINTTELLPLAIARGVAFVPGEVFYPGEPDRSTMRLNFTHTPPQLLPLAVKRLEEALEEWSGKGLETLHPGSL; encoded by the coding sequence ATGAATATTGTTTATTCCACCATGGCGCGTCATCTGGGCTCATCGGCCGTACGCGATATTCTGAAGCTGACTCAAGGGGGCAATATCATTTCTTTGGCGGGCGGACTGCCGGCAGAAGACCTGTTTCCCTTGGAAGCGGTTCGCGAAGCTTATAACCGGGCGCTGTCCGGCAACACTTCCGTGCTGCAGTACGGCATAACCGAAGGCTATACCCCGCTCCGTGAAAAAGTTGCCGCAAGGCTGTCCCGGCAGGGAATCGCGGTATCTCCGGCAGAGGTGGTGCTGACGACCGGCTCGCAGCAGTCCATCGACCTGCTCTGCCGGGTGCTGCTTGATCCCGGTGACACGGTGTTCGTCGAATCGCCCACCTATCTGGCCGCTCTTCAGGCGCTGGGGTCTTACCGCGCCAACATCGTCCCGGTTGCCAGCGATGCGGACGGCATGCTGCCAGGCGATCTGGAGCAGAAGCTCCAACTCCACAAGCCTAAGCTGCTGTATGCCGTTCCGACCTTCGGCAACCCTACGGGAGCGACCTGGAGCGAAGAACGCAGACGCAGCGTCGTAGAGCTGTGCCGCCGCAGCGGCACGCTTATTCTGGAGGATAATCCTTACGGAGAAATTGCGTTTGCCGGGGGAGAGAAGGCAGAACTCCCAGCGCTTGCGGCTATCGACCAAGGTATGGGCGGCGGCGCTGTCGTCTACACCGGCACCTTCTCCAAAATCGTCGCCCCCGCTTTGCGAACAGGCTGGATCGCGGGCAGCAGGGAGCTTGTCTCCACAGTGGCGAGAGCCAAGCAGGCGGCCGATCTGCATTCCAGCGCCGTCGACCAGCGCGCCTTGGATGAGCTGCTGTCGGGCTTTGACCTTGAAGGGCATATTTCCACCATTTCGCATGAGTACGAGGCGCGGATGAAGGCCCTCTCGTCCGAGCTGCGGTCCCGGAATTGGGCGGGCGCCCATTGGGAGGAGCCGCAAGGAGGCATGTTCCTATGGCTGACGCTGGACAAGTCCATCAACACTACGGAGCTTCTGCCGCTGGCCATCGCCCGGGGCGTCGCCTTCGTCCCGGGCGAAGTATTCTATCCAGGGGAGCCGGACCGCAGCACAATGCGGCTGAACTTCACCCACACGCCGCCGCAGCTGCTGCCGCTGGCCGTGAAGCGGCTAGAGGAAGCACTGGAAGAATGGAGCGGCAAAGGGCTGGAAACCTTGCATCCGGGAAGCCTCTAA
- a CDS encoding ABC transporter permease — protein MDILKFELKKLFLNRVNLVAIGILFAVTFVINLNSTLDLYKKVGGEARLFEIYRPYEGAINEAAAAEAKVMIDRMDEDPNFADGVDPAKQNFYYRYNYTAIYFNLYTLGRSSKDTHLAEDPKHPRSLRGIQVKMQSLAEKGQQDTYKYRSLVNQQARMAAVGKPGFYYNYDWWGLFSYLNGGGSYSFLAVLVPLALASVFSREYASGMDSVIFSSRHGRKKLGRGKMLAATIYIVTVVLIYNGLQLVAFIGAGTARGWDKPLNTNWSFVFTPFALNNLQFYVLQLGMQLFGYLAIGLFTLYLSSRTAHALYAFFGGLLFALYPSIIGMLTDKKEWLRPLVELSAGRMAKAYQVIVFYSDFNWFGRPVPALPLLAAAVLLMCIAAYLLAVRQFTRREAAG, from the coding sequence ATGGATATATTGAAATTTGAACTTAAAAAGCTGTTCCTTAATCGCGTTAATCTCGTGGCGATCGGAATCTTATTTGCTGTAACGTTTGTCATAAATTTGAATTCAACGCTTGATTTGTACAAGAAAGTTGGCGGCGAAGCGCGGCTGTTCGAGATTTACCGGCCTTACGAGGGCGCCATTAACGAAGCTGCAGCGGCTGAAGCGAAGGTGATGATTGATCGAATGGATGAAGACCCGAACTTCGCGGATGGTGTCGATCCTGCTAAACAAAATTTCTATTACCGCTATAATTACACCGCTATTTATTTCAACTTGTACACTTTAGGCAGATCCTCGAAGGATACCCACCTGGCAGAGGACCCGAAGCATCCGCGAAGCCTGCGGGGCATTCAGGTCAAAATGCAGTCTCTTGCCGAAAAGGGACAACAGGACACCTACAAATACCGCTCGCTGGTGAACCAGCAGGCTCGAATGGCGGCCGTCGGGAAGCCGGGCTTTTATTACAACTACGACTGGTGGGGCTTGTTTTCCTACCTCAACGGTGGCGGAAGCTATTCATTTCTGGCCGTCCTCGTTCCCTTAGCTCTCGCTTCTGTGTTCTCCCGGGAATATGCGAGCGGCATGGACTCGGTTATCTTCAGCAGCAGGCATGGGCGAAAAAAGCTGGGACGCGGAAAAATGCTGGCCGCCACCATTTATATCGTCACAGTCGTTCTGATTTATAACGGGTTGCAGCTGGTGGCCTTTATCGGCGCGGGAACCGCCCGGGGCTGGGATAAGCCGCTGAATACGAATTGGTCGTTTGTTTTTACGCCGTTTGCGCTGAACAATCTGCAGTTTTATGTGCTTCAGCTTGGCATGCAGCTATTCGGATACTTGGCGATCGGACTGTTCACGCTTTATCTGTCCTCGCGGACGGCGCATGCGCTGTACGCCTTTTTTGGAGGATTGCTATTCGCCTTATATCCGAGTATCATCGGAATGCTTACCGATAAAAAGGAATGGCTGCGGCCGCTCGTGGAGCTAAGCGCGGGGCGTATGGCTAAGGCTTACCAGGTTATTGTCTTTTACTCTGACTTCAATTGGTTCGGAAGGCCCGTTCCGGCGCTGCCGCTGCTCGCGGCGGCTGTCCTGTTGATGTGCATTGCCGCCTACTTGCTCGCGGTGAGACAGTTTACCAGGAGGGAGGCCGCCGGATAA
- a CDS encoding ABC transporter ATP-binding protein, with protein MNLSIDSIVKRYRRATALDSVSLELEEGLYGLLGPNGSGKTTLLRIVADVLRPTSGEVRLDGVDKDRLGGQYREVIGYLPQEFGLYKEFTVIDFMLYIAALKGIDRRSAVERSHMLLEQVGLEGMEKKSCGKLSGGMKRRLGIAQALLNDPKLLILDEPTAGLDPEERMRFRKLLSDISGQKIVLLSTHIVSDIEMIAGELILIENGRLIGSGTPEELLEELRGQVWTAKVTEEEYGAFESALLNTNASAHPSARIVNVTRKGSGIEARILAEEQPLPGARPDEPGLEDLYLHCFKSKYEGRRGD; from the coding sequence TTGAATCTCAGCATTGACAGTATAGTCAAAAGATACCGCCGCGCCACGGCGCTGGATTCGGTATCGCTGGAACTGGAGGAAGGACTCTACGGGCTGCTCGGTCCGAACGGATCGGGAAAGACAACATTACTCCGTATCGTAGCGGATGTCCTGCGGCCAACTTCGGGTGAAGTCCGCTTGGACGGCGTGGATAAAGACCGGCTTGGCGGACAGTATCGGGAAGTTATTGGTTATTTGCCGCAGGAATTTGGGCTTTACAAGGAATTTACGGTCATCGATTTTATGCTGTACATTGCCGCTTTAAAAGGAATCGACCGCCGCTCAGCTGTGGAACGGTCCCATATGCTTCTGGAACAGGTGGGACTTGAAGGAATGGAGAAAAAATCCTGCGGCAAGCTCTCGGGCGGCATGAAGCGGCGGCTGGGCATTGCGCAGGCTTTGCTTAACGATCCGAAGCTGCTCATTCTGGATGAGCCAACCGCAGGACTTGATCCGGAGGAACGGATGCGATTCCGCAAACTGCTTTCGGACATTTCCGGGCAAAAAATCGTACTGCTCTCTACCCATATCGTATCCGACATCGAAATGATCGCGGGTGAACTAATTCTCATCGAGAATGGCAGGCTGATCGGGTCAGGAACGCCGGAAGAACTGCTTGAGGAGCTGAGGGGGCAGGTGTGGACCGCAAAAGTGACGGAAGAGGAATACGGAGCTTTTGAGTCCGCGCTTTTAAATACCAATGCATCAGCGCATCCATCGGCTCGAATCGTGAACGTAACGCGAAAAGGAAGCGGAATCGAAGCCCGTATTTTGGCGGAGGAACAGCCACTTCCTGGCGCCCGGCCGGATGAGCCGGGACTGGAGGACCTTTATCTTCATTGCTTTAAGTCGAAGTACGAAGGGAGAAGGGGAGATTAA
- a CDS encoding RNA polymerase sigma factor, producing MLDDKQLIEEFRKGSESAIELLIKRHYDKVFAYIYRSTWDYHTACDLSQTVFERAVTGLGGYRSERGAFLSWLLTIAVNTCRNYFRSSAFRTTRRQVALDETVSAEFNVVSLLERKEEQALIRNALQELPALQREVIILRIYHELAFKEIAEVTGSGESTVKSRYRQGLSKLKKTLERSEWDEAQEQHGERENNHFA from the coding sequence TTGCTGGATGACAAGCAGTTAATCGAGGAATTTCGAAAAGGGAGCGAATCGGCCATTGAACTGTTGATTAAACGCCATTACGACAAAGTGTTCGCCTATATCTACCGCAGCACCTGGGATTACCATACCGCCTGCGATCTATCGCAGACTGTGTTCGAGCGGGCGGTGACGGGGCTAGGCGGCTACCGGAGCGAGCGGGGAGCGTTCTTGTCCTGGCTGTTAACGATCGCGGTTAATACGTGCCGGAATTATTTTCGCAGCAGCGCCTTTCGGACAACGAGGCGGCAGGTTGCCCTGGATGAGACCGTAAGCGCGGAATTCAACGTCGTTTCACTACTTGAACGAAAAGAGGAGCAGGCGCTTATCCGGAATGCCCTGCAGGAGCTTCCTGCCCTTCAGAGGGAAGTGATTATTTTGCGGATCTATCACGAGCTGGCCTTTAAAGAAATCGCCGAAGTGACAGGAAGCGGTGAATCCACGGTCAAGTCACGGTATCGCCAAGGGCTGTCCAAATTGAAAAAAACACTGGAGAGGAGTGAATGGGATGAAGCGCAAGAGCAACATGGAGAAAGGGAAAACAATCATTTTGCATAG
- a CDS encoding Nif3-like dinuclear metal center hexameric protein, with protein sequence MLAKGQTVIQYMEQLAPKHVAEEGDKIGLQLGSLQKEITGVLVALDVNDEVVDEAISRGCNLIIAHHAIIFRPIQQLQTDTPMGRLYEKLIKNDIAVYISHTNLDITEGGMNDWMAEALGIENAAPLKDSHTEQLSKLVVFVPKDHHQKVLDAVLNAGAGWIGNYSHCSFNIEGYGTFMPREGTDPYIGEQGKMERTEEIRIETIVPLGIRGKVIQAMLKAHPYEEVAYDLYSMDLKGRSFGLGRVGKLKEPTTLEQFVETVKTGLNVEKVRVVGDLDRPVRKAAVLGGSGGKFLGSAIFRGADVLVTGDIDYHTAQDALMAGVALIDPGHNAEKIMKEKVAEWIKDKLTEHKYETPVYASEVNTEPFRFM encoded by the coding sequence ATGCTTGCCAAAGGACAAACCGTAATTCAATATATGGAGCAGCTTGCTCCAAAGCATGTGGCGGAGGAAGGCGACAAGATCGGCCTGCAGCTCGGCAGCCTGCAAAAAGAAATTACAGGCGTTCTGGTTGCGCTCGATGTGAACGACGAGGTGGTGGACGAGGCGATATCCCGCGGCTGCAATCTGATTATTGCCCATCACGCGATTATTTTCCGGCCGATCCAGCAGCTGCAGACCGACACGCCCATGGGACGGCTCTACGAGAAGCTGATCAAGAACGATATCGCCGTCTACATCAGCCATACGAACCTGGATATAACCGAGGGCGGCATGAACGACTGGATGGCCGAGGCGCTCGGCATCGAGAATGCCGCTCCGCTCAAGGATAGTCATACGGAACAGCTGTCCAAGCTTGTTGTCTTCGTACCAAAGGATCATCACCAGAAGGTGCTGGATGCTGTCCTGAACGCCGGGGCGGGCTGGATCGGCAATTACAGCCACTGCAGCTTCAATATCGAGGGCTACGGCACGTTTATGCCCCGCGAAGGCACCGACCCGTACATTGGCGAGCAGGGTAAAATGGAGCGGACAGAGGAAATCCGCATCGAGACGATTGTCCCGCTTGGCATCCGGGGCAAGGTTATTCAGGCGATGCTTAAAGCCCATCCATACGAGGAGGTCGCCTATGACCTCTATTCCATGGATCTCAAGGGCCGCAGCTTCGGACTGGGGCGGGTAGGCAAGCTGAAAGAGCCGACAACGCTGGAACAATTCGTGGAAACCGTGAAGACCGGCCTGAATGTGGAGAAAGTACGCGTGGTAGGGGACCTGGACCGGCCTGTACGCAAAGCCGCCGTGCTTGGCGGATCGGGCGGGAAATTCCTTGGCAGCGCGATCTTCCGCGGCGCCGATGTGCTCGTCACGGGCGATATCGACTACCATACGGCTCAGGATGCGCTGATGGCCGGCGTCGCGCTGATCGATCCCGGGCATAATGCCGAGAAGATTATGAAAGAAAAGGTTGCCGAGTGGATCAAGGATAAGCTGACGGAGCATAAATATGAAACGCCGGTTTACGCTTCCGAAGTGAATACGGAGCCGTTCCGGTTCATGTGA
- a CDS encoding tRNA (adenine(22)-N(1))-methyltransferase: MNNVKLSQRLGLLLEQIPHGSKLADIGSDHALLPLAAVQTGRAVSAVAGEVNPGPHRAAEKAVQDAGLNDRISVRRGDGLEVLQPEEADCITIAGMGGALIASILNRGNMEGKLAAVRTLVLQPNVGEDILRRWLLDNGWVLTAEALLEEDGKRYEVLTAVLEDTATGLTNEGLYADAARAGGERPYSMETLLHMGPWLIRQKGPVFVAKWQDEISKLERILESLSRSELESAESKRTEITARIREITEVLACLPKDKP; this comes from the coding sequence ATGAACAACGTAAAATTATCGCAAAGACTCGGGCTGCTGCTTGAACAAATTCCGCACGGCTCGAAATTGGCCGATATCGGCTCGGACCATGCGCTGCTGCCGCTGGCTGCCGTCCAGACCGGACGCGCTGTGTCGGCTGTTGCCGGGGAAGTGAACCCAGGCCCGCACCGTGCAGCCGAAAAGGCTGTTCAGGACGCAGGACTGAATGATCGCATCTCCGTCCGCCGAGGGGACGGGCTGGAGGTGCTTCAGCCGGAAGAGGCCGACTGCATTACGATTGCGGGCATGGGCGGCGCTTTGATTGCCTCGATTCTGAACAGGGGCAATATGGAAGGTAAACTGGCGGCTGTCCGCACTCTGGTGCTGCAGCCCAATGTCGGAGAGGATATTCTTCGCCGCTGGCTGCTGGATAACGGCTGGGTGCTGACGGCAGAAGCTCTTCTTGAAGAAGACGGCAAACGGTATGAAGTTCTCACGGCCGTGCTGGAAGATACGGCAACGGGGTTAACTAATGAAGGCCTGTATGCGGATGCGGCGCGGGCGGGCGGAGAGCGTCCGTACAGCATGGAGACGCTGCTGCATATGGGCCCTTGGCTGATCCGGCAGAAAGGCCCGGTCTTCGTTGCCAAGTGGCAGGATGAAATATCCAAGCTGGAGCGCATTTTGGAGTCGCTCTCGCGGTCAGAGCTTGAATCTGCCGAAAGCAAACGGACGGAGATAACAGCGCGAATCAGAGAGATCACGGAGGTGCTGGCATGCTTGCCAAAGGACAAACCGTAA
- the rpoD gene encoding RNA polymerase sigma factor RpoD produces the protein MANDQHTELEAEFTLDQVKDQLIESGKKRSSLNIKDIMEKLSPFDQDPEQMDEFYEQLSDLGIEVVNDNDEEVTLRPNEDNENGDGDDFSFDDDLSLPPGIKINDPVRMYLKEIGRVPLLSADDEVELAMRIKNGDEEAKRRLAEANLRLVVSIAKRYVGRGMLFLDLIQEGNMGLIKAVEKFDHNKGFKFSTYATWWIRQAITRAIADQARTIRIPVHMVETINKLIRVSRQLLQELGREPTPEEIAAEMELSVEKVREIMKIAQEPVSLETPIGEEDDSHLGDFIEDQEALAPADAAAYELLKEQLEDVLDTLTEREENVLRLRFGLDDGRTRTLEEVGKVFGVTRERIRQIEAKALRKLRHPSRSKRLKDFLE, from the coding sequence ATGGCGAACGATCAGCATACCGAACTGGAGGCGGAATTTACGCTCGACCAGGTCAAAGATCAGCTTATTGAGTCTGGCAAGAAAAGATCATCACTGAATATTAAAGATATCATGGAGAAACTGTCGCCATTTGATCAGGACCCCGAACAAATGGATGAATTTTATGAGCAGCTTAGCGATTTAGGGATTGAAGTCGTTAACGACAACGACGAGGAAGTGACGCTTCGTCCGAATGAGGACAACGAGAATGGAGACGGCGATGATTTCAGCTTTGACGATGATCTGTCGCTTCCGCCCGGAATCAAGATTAACGACCCGGTTCGTATGTATCTGAAAGAAATTGGCCGTGTGCCGCTTCTGTCCGCCGATGACGAGGTTGAATTGGCCATGCGGATCAAGAACGGCGACGAAGAAGCGAAGCGCCGTCTGGCTGAGGCGAATTTGCGGCTGGTAGTCAGCATCGCGAAGCGTTATGTAGGCCGGGGCATGCTGTTCCTTGATCTTATCCAGGAAGGCAATATGGGTCTGATCAAAGCGGTGGAGAAATTCGACCACAACAAAGGGTTCAAATTCAGTACGTATGCAACCTGGTGGATTCGGCAGGCCATTACCCGCGCCATTGCCGACCAAGCGCGTACAATCCGGATTCCCGTTCATATGGTGGAAACCATTAACAAGCTGATTCGCGTATCCCGCCAGCTGCTGCAGGAGTTGGGGCGCGAACCCACGCCGGAAGAAATTGCGGCTGAAATGGAGCTTAGCGTCGAAAAGGTTCGGGAGATCATGAAGATTGCCCAGGAGCCGGTATCGCTGGAAACTCCGATCGGGGAAGAGGACGATTCCCACTTGGGCGATTTTATCGAGGACCAGGAGGCGCTCGCCCCTGCGGATGCGGCGGCTTACGAGCTGCTTAAGGAGCAGCTGGAGGATGTGCTTGATACGCTGACCGAGCGTGAGGAGAATGTGCTTCGCCTGCGCTTCGGGCTCGACGATGGCCGGACGAGAACGCTGGAGGAAGTCGGCAAGGTGTTTGGCGTTACCCGGGAACGGATTCGCCAGATCGAAGCCAAAGCTTTACGCAAGCTTCGTCATCCGAGCCGGAGCAAACGGCTTAAAGATTTTCTGGAATAA